Proteins from one Streptomyces sp. NBC_00390 genomic window:
- a CDS encoding FAD-binding oxidoreductase has product MTTFTPALDDTQAQQLREAVHGDVLRPGDAGYEQARKVYNAVHDRRPAIIVRAADTADIVAAVDFARERDLRLAVRGGSHSVAGYGTCDDGLVLDLGGMRGIRVDPGARTARAEGGCTWADLNHATHAFGLATTGGVVSTTGIGGLTTGGGMGHLARRCGLACDNVLSADVVTADGSFRTCTPEHEADLLWALRGGGGNFGVVASFEYRLHPVADILGGPTFYPLDADVMRGYRELIADSGDELGALLVVGLGPALPFLPERWHGRPLCAVVTCWSGPRDQDDRIRARLAGLGPVVGRHLDRMPYPVINTLFDELLPAGLFHYWKGTFSHGLPDGALDAHVEYGATTPTIQSTTVIFPIDGACHRVGPEETAFAYRDAGFSTALSPTLLTRADCDAATGWARDYAAALRPYSMAGGYVNFMDQDDQDRVRTNYRQNYDRLVALKRRYDPGNLFRLNHNIAP; this is encoded by the coding sequence ATGACCACCTTCACACCGGCACTCGACGACACACAGGCGCAGCAGCTCCGGGAAGCTGTACACGGCGACGTGCTCCGGCCCGGCGACGCGGGCTACGAGCAGGCCCGCAAGGTCTACAACGCGGTGCACGACAGGCGGCCGGCGATCATCGTCCGGGCCGCTGACACGGCCGACATCGTCGCCGCCGTCGACTTCGCCCGCGAGCGGGATCTGCGGCTGGCGGTGCGCGGCGGCAGCCACAGTGTCGCCGGGTACGGCACCTGCGACGACGGCCTGGTGCTCGACCTCGGGGGCATGCGCGGCATCCGGGTCGATCCCGGGGCGCGCACCGCTCGGGCCGAGGGCGGCTGCACCTGGGCGGATCTCAACCACGCCACGCACGCCTTCGGCCTGGCGACCACGGGTGGTGTCGTCTCCACCACCGGAATCGGCGGTCTGACCACCGGGGGCGGCATGGGTCATCTGGCCCGGAGATGCGGTCTGGCCTGCGACAATGTGCTCTCGGCGGATGTGGTCACGGCCGATGGATCATTCCGGACCTGTACGCCGGAGCACGAGGCGGACCTGCTGTGGGCGCTGCGGGGCGGAGGCGGCAACTTCGGGGTCGTCGCATCGTTCGAGTACCGGCTGCATCCTGTGGCCGACATCCTCGGCGGGCCGACGTTCTATCCCCTGGACGCCGACGTGATGCGGGGGTACCGCGAGCTGATCGCTGACTCCGGGGACGAGCTCGGCGCGCTGCTCGTCGTGGGACTCGGGCCGGCGCTGCCCTTCCTGCCCGAGCGGTGGCACGGGCGGCCCCTGTGCGCAGTCGTGACCTGCTGGAGCGGCCCCCGGGACCAGGACGACCGCATCCGTGCACGGCTCGCCGGTCTCGGACCGGTCGTGGGGCGGCACCTCGATCGGATGCCTTATCCGGTGATCAACACTCTCTTCGACGAGCTGCTGCCGGCGGGCCTCTTCCACTACTGGAAGGGCACCTTCAGCCACGGTCTGCCCGACGGGGCGCTCGACGCGCATGTCGAGTACGGCGCCACCACCCCCACGATCCAGAGCACGACGGTGATCTTCCCCATCGACGGTGCCTGCCACCGGGTGGGGCCCGAGGAGACCGCCTTCGCCTACCGGGACGCCGGCTTCTCGACGGCTCTCAGCCCGACCCTGCTGACGCGCGCCGACTGCGACGCCGCCACCGGCTGGGCCCGCGACTACGCCGCCGCCCTCCGGCCGTACTCCATGGCCGGCGGCTATGTGAACTTCATGGACCAGGACGACCAGGACCGGGTGCGGACCAACTACCGGCAGAACTACGACCGCCTGGTGGCACTCAAGCGGCGCTACGACCCCGGCAACCTCTTCCGCCTGAACCACAACATCGCACCCTGA
- a CDS encoding helix-turn-helix transcriptional regulator, with the protein MADRSSGDERAIDQARAAAGREAWAEAYALLRDVDADHLGPDDLAVLADAAWWNSKVEESVEARTRAYSGYAAAGADRQAGFTAWMLHYEYQLAGRTAAAAGWLGRARRHLADEPECVEQCYLAWVEAEEAQRRGAFGEAMSCAGRMAGIARRCGSADLAAMSTEAQASVLLAEGRVAAGLALLDDAMCSAMAGELSPLFTGWLYCLGLQQCMACADLERAVEWTDAAMAWCASMPAENNYRGLCRVHQVEVLELCGDWPRAETAAALSVPELLPYEARVAAEAIYLTAGIQRRRGDLAAAEASYARAHELGRDPQPGLALLRLAQGKAESAAAALRLAVAGRDGGTRVGRCRLLAAQVEVSLALGELDQARTAAEELESIAREWQQRCESGTTVLHATAAAARGAVAFAEKEPERALPLLHRALALWLELGVPYEAAQVRMTLAAADRAAGDAEGARLELQAARAVFERLGAAPDARRAAALLSDVRHRLPGELTQREAEVLRLVAAGRTNRSIASELVISEHTVARHLNNIFAKLDVPSRAAATAYAYTHGLA; encoded by the coding sequence ATGGCTGATCGGAGCAGCGGCGACGAACGGGCGATCGACCAGGCCCGGGCAGCCGCCGGCCGGGAGGCGTGGGCGGAGGCGTACGCACTCCTGCGCGACGTGGACGCCGATCACCTCGGCCCCGACGATCTCGCCGTGCTGGCGGACGCGGCCTGGTGGAACAGCAAGGTCGAGGAATCGGTCGAGGCGCGGACCAGGGCCTACTCCGGCTATGCGGCGGCGGGCGCCGACCGGCAGGCCGGATTCACCGCGTGGATGCTCCACTACGAGTACCAGCTGGCCGGGCGGACGGCGGCAGCCGCCGGGTGGCTCGGGCGGGCTCGGCGGCACCTCGCGGACGAGCCCGAATGCGTGGAGCAGTGCTATCTCGCCTGGGTCGAGGCGGAGGAGGCACAGCGGCGCGGTGCGTTCGGCGAGGCCATGAGCTGTGCCGGCCGGATGGCCGGCATCGCACGGCGCTGCGGCAGCGCGGATCTCGCCGCGATGAGCACCGAGGCACAGGCGAGCGTGCTGCTGGCCGAGGGCCGGGTGGCCGCCGGGCTCGCCCTGCTCGACGACGCCATGTGCTCGGCCATGGCGGGGGAGCTCAGCCCGCTCTTCACCGGCTGGCTCTACTGCCTCGGCCTCCAGCAGTGCATGGCCTGCGCAGACCTGGAACGGGCCGTCGAGTGGACCGACGCCGCCATGGCCTGGTGCGCCTCGATGCCGGCGGAGAACAACTACCGGGGTCTGTGCCGAGTCCACCAGGTCGAGGTGCTCGAGCTCTGCGGTGACTGGCCCCGGGCCGAGACCGCAGCCGCGCTGAGCGTCCCCGAGCTGCTGCCCTACGAGGCCCGGGTCGCCGCGGAGGCGATCTATCTGACCGCCGGCATCCAGCGGCGGCGCGGCGACCTGGCCGCGGCCGAGGCCTCGTACGCGCGGGCCCACGAGCTCGGCCGCGACCCGCAGCCCGGCCTTGCCCTGCTGCGCCTGGCTCAGGGCAAGGCGGAGTCCGCCGCCGCCGCGCTCCGGCTCGCGGTGGCGGGCCGGGACGGCGGCACACGGGTCGGCCGCTGCCGGCTGCTCGCCGCGCAGGTCGAGGTCTCGCTCGCGCTCGGAGAGCTCGACCAGGCCCGCACGGCCGCTGAGGAGCTGGAGTCGATCGCACGCGAGTGGCAGCAGCGGTGCGAGTCCGGGACCACGGTGCTGCACGCGACGGCCGCCGCGGCCCGTGGGGCGGTCGCCTTCGCGGAGAAGGAGCCGGAACGCGCCCTGCCTCTGCTGCACCGGGCGCTGGCGCTCTGGCTGGAGCTGGGGGTGCCGTACGAGGCCGCGCAGGTACGGATGACACTCGCCGCCGCGGACCGGGCCGCCGGGGACGCCGAAGGGGCGCGGCTGGAGCTTCAGGCGGCACGGGCGGTCTTCGAACGCCTCGGCGCGGCCCCGGACGCGCGAAGGGCCGCCGCCCTGCTCAGTGACGTGCGTCACCGTCTGCCGGGCGAGCTCACCCAGCGTGAGGCCGAGGTGCTGCGTCTTGTGGCAGCCGGCCGGACCAACCGGTCCATCGCCTCCGAGCTGGTGATCAGCGAGCACACCGTCGCCCGCCATCTGAACAACATCTTCGCGAAGCTCGACGTGCCCTCCAGGGCGGCCGCCACCGCCTACGCGTACACCCACGGCCTGGCGTGA
- a CDS encoding ATP-binding protein: MTTPATPTTSDVGQSPVTVCVFTQRFSSTPRGARLARHLAVHQLDRWGVPQGSDLSGTAALLVAELAANAVTHGRVPGRDFELTLTRVPGAVLRIEVSDTRGEKQPPAPGRLSPPAPGETSGRGLLLVEALADRWCVLDRVPVGKTVRAELDLPRRP; the protein is encoded by the coding sequence ATGACGACCCCCGCCACACCGACAACCTCCGACGTCGGCCAATCGCCCGTCACCGTATGTGTGTTCACCCAGCGCTTCAGCTCCACCCCGCGCGGCGCCCGCCTCGCCCGCCACCTCGCCGTCCATCAGCTCGACCGCTGGGGCGTCCCGCAGGGCAGCGACCTCTCCGGCACTGCGGCTCTGCTGGTCGCGGAGTTGGCTGCCAACGCCGTGACGCACGGCCGCGTGCCCGGCCGGGACTTCGAGCTCACGCTGACCCGCGTTCCCGGCGCGGTCCTCAGGATCGAGGTCTCCGACACCCGTGGCGAGAAGCAACCCCCCGCTCCGGGCCGTCTGTCCCCGCCCGCTCCCGGGGAGACCTCCGGTCGAGGTCTGCTCCTGGTGGAGGCACTGGCCGACCGGTGGTGTGTGCTCGACCGCGTACCCGTCGGCAAGACCGTCCGAGCCGAACTCGATCTGCCACGGCGCCCGTAG
- a CDS encoding helix-turn-helix domain-containing protein — MMAGEMGAAEGTGGGGAEPESSDSLKAFGEVVKAFRKRARLTQEQFAPRVRYSVPTVASIEQGRRFPPADFVDRAEEVLDAFGTLRGAARHLSRRPGLASWFRQWAQLEAEAVNLYTYECRLVPGLLQTEAYARTLFSERLPPLGDDQIEARLAARTDRQRLLRDRPNTAYSFIVEEHVLTRETGGKAAQAELLDHLLGLAELRNIEVQVMPHARGSHAGIDGPMRLLETPDNKWYGYCEGQESGQFISDPKVVSMLQMRYARMRSQALSLEDSLSLLRRMRGAA; from the coding sequence ATGATGGCGGGCGAGATGGGCGCGGCGGAGGGTACGGGCGGCGGCGGGGCGGAACCGGAAAGCTCGGACAGCTTGAAGGCGTTCGGGGAGGTCGTCAAGGCGTTCAGAAAGCGGGCGCGGCTGACGCAGGAGCAGTTCGCGCCCCGGGTTCGGTACTCGGTGCCGACGGTCGCATCGATCGAACAGGGGCGCAGGTTTCCTCCGGCGGACTTCGTGGACCGGGCGGAGGAGGTACTGGACGCGTTCGGCACACTGCGGGGTGCGGCACGGCATCTGTCACGCCGGCCGGGGCTGGCGAGCTGGTTCCGGCAGTGGGCACAGCTGGAGGCGGAAGCGGTCAACCTCTACACGTACGAGTGCCGGTTGGTGCCGGGGCTGTTGCAGACGGAGGCGTACGCGCGGACGCTGTTCTCCGAGCGCCTCCCGCCACTGGGGGACGATCAGATCGAGGCCCGGCTGGCGGCACGGACGGACCGGCAGCGGCTTTTGCGGGACCGGCCCAACACGGCGTACAGCTTCATCGTCGAGGAGCACGTGCTCACGCGTGAGACAGGTGGGAAGGCTGCCCAGGCAGAGCTCTTGGACCACCTCCTCGGACTTGCGGAACTGAGGAACATCGAAGTGCAGGTCATGCCGCATGCGCGCGGCAGCCACGCGGGCATCGACGGCCCCATGAGGCTGTTGGAGACGCCCGACAACAAGTGGTACGGCTACTGCGAAGGTCAGGAGAGCGGCCAGTTCATCTCCGACCCGAAAGTGGTCAGCATGCTCCAAATGCGGTATGCCAGGATGCGGTCACAGGCTCTCTCCTTGGAAGACTCCCTGAGCCTGTTGCGGCGGATGCGAGGAGCAGCATGA
- a CDS encoding DUF397 domain-containing protein yields the protein MSTTELAWFKSSYSGSSGDDCIEVATTPETIHVRDSKVERGPQLALSPTSWTNFVSYAAQV from the coding sequence ATGAGCACCACAGAACTGGCCTGGTTCAAGAGCAGCTACAGCGGCAGCTCTGGCGATGACTGCATCGAGGTGGCGACGACCCCCGAGACGATCCACGTCCGGGACTCCAAGGTCGAGCGGGGCCCTCAGCTCGCACTCTCCCCCACTTCTTGGACGAACTTCGTCTCGTACGCCGCCCAGGTCTGA
- a CDS encoding glycine amidinotransferase, giving the protein MQTSPVVVNSWNEWDPLQEMVVGSADNACFEPTEPGSRPSIRNAPGTSFPTGPKSKKVIDLANEELAGLAALLESQGVTVRRPEPHDFSTPVQTPGFEVENQYCAVCPRDVMITMGNEIIEATMSRRARYFEYQPYRKLVYEYWNADPRVGWTTAPKPSMTDGMYREEFWEWPLEQRHAQMHSFEFCINQDEVIFDAADMSRLGRDILVQESMTTNRAGIQWLKRHLEPRGFRVHTVHFPLDFFPSHIDCTFVPVRPGLILTNPDRPLREGEEKMFLANDWELIDVPQPVLGNDEMPLYCQSSKWLSMNVLSISPTKVICEEQEKPLQDLLTKLDFEVFTVPFRNVFEYGGSLHCATWDVRREGTREDYFPTLTYQPVF; this is encoded by the coding sequence ATGCAGACCAGCCCTGTGGTCGTCAATTCCTGGAACGAGTGGGACCCGCTCCAAGAGATGGTGGTCGGCTCCGCCGACAACGCCTGCTTCGAGCCGACCGAGCCGGGCAGCCGGCCCTCGATACGCAACGCCCCCGGCACGTCGTTCCCGACCGGTCCGAAGTCCAAGAAGGTCATCGATCTGGCCAACGAGGAACTCGCGGGCCTCGCGGCCCTGCTGGAGTCCCAGGGGGTCACGGTGCGCCGCCCCGAACCGCACGACTTCTCCACCCCGGTCCAAACCCCCGGCTTCGAGGTCGAGAACCAGTACTGCGCCGTCTGCCCGCGCGACGTGATGATCACCATGGGCAACGAGATCATCGAGGCCACCATGTCGCGCCGGGCCCGGTACTTCGAGTACCAGCCCTACCGCAAGCTGGTGTACGAGTACTGGAACGCCGACCCCCGCGTCGGGTGGACGACCGCGCCCAAGCCGTCGATGACCGACGGCATGTACCGCGAGGAGTTCTGGGAGTGGCCGCTGGAGCAGCGGCACGCGCAGATGCATTCCTTCGAGTTCTGCATCAACCAGGACGAAGTGATCTTCGACGCCGCCGACATGAGCCGGCTGGGCCGCGACATCCTGGTCCAGGAGTCGATGACCACCAACCGTGCGGGCATCCAGTGGCTGAAGCGGCATCTGGAACCGCGCGGATTCCGTGTCCACACGGTGCACTTCCCGCTGGACTTCTTCCCCTCGCACATCGACTGCACCTTCGTGCCGGTGCGTCCCGGCCTGATCCTCACCAACCCGGACCGCCCGCTGCGCGAAGGTGAGGAGAAGATGTTCCTCGCCAACGACTGGGAGCTGATCGACGTCCCGCAGCCCGTCCTGGGCAATGACGAGATGCCGCTGTACTGCCAGTCCTCCAAGTGGCTCTCGATGAACGTGCTGAGCATCTCGCCGACCAAGGTCATCTGCGAGGAGCAGGAGAAGCCCCTCCAGGACCTGCTCACCAAGCTCGACTTCGAGGTCTTCACCGTCCCGTTCCGCAACGTGTTCGAGTACGGGGGCTCTCTCCACTGCGCCACCTGGGACGTGCGACGCGAGGGCACGCGGGAGGACTACTTCCCGACCCTCACGTACCAGCCCGTGTTCTGA
- a CDS encoding MbtH family protein: MTNPFENEDGTFHVLVNEERQHCLWPAFVLVPRGWDVIVAETDRQSCLDYIETNWTDMRPASLADSTDAA; encoded by the coding sequence ATGACCAACCCCTTCGAGAACGAGGACGGCACATTCCACGTGCTCGTCAACGAGGAGCGTCAGCACTGCCTGTGGCCGGCGTTCGTCCTGGTGCCGCGCGGCTGGGACGTCATCGTGGCCGAGACCGACCGGCAGAGCTGCCTCGACTACATCGAGACGAACTGGACCGACATGCGTCCCGCAAGCCTGGCCGACTCGACCGACGCCGCATAA